The stretch of DNA GACCACCATTGTTGATGGGGCCGGCGACGCCGAAGCCATAGCAGGCCGTGTTGCACAGATCCGTGCCGAGATCGAGAACTCCGATTCTGACTACGACCGCGAGAAGCTGCAGGAGCGCCTGGCCAAGCTGGCCGGTGGCGTTGCAGTTATCAAGGCCGGTGCAGCAACCGAAGTTGAGCTCAAGGAACGTAAGCACCGTATTGAAGATGCAGTGCGCAACGCCAAGGCTGCTGTGGAAGAAGGCATTGTCCCCGGTGGTGGCGTTGCCCTCATCCAGGCCGGTGTCAAGGCATTCGAAGGCCTCAACCTCACAGGCGATGAAGCAACCGGAGCGAACATTGTCCGCGTTGCCATCGATGCACCGTTGAAGCAGATTGCCTTCAACGCTGGCATGGAGCCGGGCGTAGTCGTGGACAAGGTTCGTTCCTTGCCTAACGGTCACGGCCTGAACGCTGCAACCGGCGTCTACGAAGACCTGCTAGCTGCTGGCGTCAATGACCCGGTAAAGGTAACCCGTTCCGCTCTGCAGAACGCGGCTTCCATTGCTGGCTTGTTCCTCACCACCGAAGCAGTCGTTGCAGACAAGCCTGAAAAGTCTGCACCGGCTGGCGGCGGCGACGACATGGGCGGCATGGGCGGCTTCTAGTCCCCACGCATCCTTAGCTGCGGCTCGCGAGCGAGCCACAGCTAAGGCCCTCGGGCGCGTGGGCTCACCCACGCCCTCGTCTTCTCATGAAAGGCGCCATTGCCCTGCGGGCAGTAAGATTTCACAACGCTCGCGTCCTCAATAAGGACGCTAGCGTTTCAACACGAGCTTGCGAGTGTTGAAAGTGGACTTCCACTATCCCCGCTAAAGGCAATGGCGCCTTTGCTTGCCCAAGTACCGGTCAGCGGGGGCTCTATTGGCGTTTTGATGTCAGTGGAATCTGAAAGTATGGTCTTATGACAATTGTTGCAGCTGCCGATGGTTCGGCATTAGGTAATCCCGGTCCTGCTGGCTGGGCTTGGTACGTGGATGATGACTGCTGGCGAGCCGGNGGCTGGCCCCACGGCACAAATAATATGGGCGAGCTCATGGCCGTCCTTGATCTATTCAACTCCACAGCTCACTTGCCCGATGAGCCGTTGCATATTTTGTGCGACAGTCAGTATGTCATCAATTCGGTGACCAAATGGATGCCGGGGTGGAAGCGCAAAGGCTGGAAGAAGTCAGATGGCAAGCCGGTTCTGAACCTTGAACTACTCAAAGAGATTGACGCGGCATTAGTGGGCCGTAAATACACGTTCGAATGGGTGAAAGGCCACGCCGGCCACGCGTTGAACGAGGCCGCCGACGACCGCGCACGTGACGCAGCCACTGCTCACCAGGCCAAGAAGGCACCCAATGCAGGGCCAGGTTTTCCTGGCGCACTTCAAGCAGGTAGTTCTCAGACCGGTTCCGCTGAGTCACCAGCCACTACATCATCTATCGTTACCCAGTCCGAGAGCGGGCGGAGCAGTGCTGCTGCCAGGCCGCATTCGGTAGTTCCAGCCCAGACCACGTTGTTCCCAAACGATCTTGAGCAGCCGGACTTGTTCTCCATGCTGGAGGATGAAGCGGACCCTGCCTTTTCCGCTCCCAACCAGGACGCTCTGGAGATAGTGGCGGCGT from Arthrobacter polaris encodes:
- a CDS encoding ribonuclease HI family protein, which translates into the protein MTIVAAADGSALGNPGPAGWAWYVDDDCWRAGGWPHGTNNMGELMAVLDLFNSTAHLPDEPLHILCDSQYVINSVTKWMPGWKRKGWKKSDGKPVLNLELLKEIDAALVGRKYTFEWVKGHAGHALNEAADDRARDAATAHQAKKAPNAGPGFPGALQAGSSQTGSAESPATTSSIVTQSESGRSSAAARPHSVVPAQTTLFPNDLEQPDLFSMLEDEADPAFSAPNQDALEIVAALERELLDPGVRADPLRVGELLHPDFEEIGASGRRWTRQEVLEMLNEEESATVELQVLSISQVDTSTALLSYRSVSPAGSALRSSLWQREDGQWRLRFHQGTPEN